A window from Chaetodon trifascialis isolate fChaTrf1 chromosome 5, fChaTrf1.hap1, whole genome shotgun sequence encodes these proteins:
- the LOC139331340 gene encoding P2Y purinoceptor 4-like, with translation METLISSPGTHNQSTLFNSVFNSSCRFNEEFKYILLPVSYSLVFVFGFILNATALWLFLKMRPWNPSTVYMFHLALSDFLYVLSLPTLIYYYANRSHWPFGVAACKIVRFLFYANLYCSILLLTCISVHRYLGICHPIKALTLVKPRHAHLVCGMVWCVVTVCLVPNLIFVTTSRRDNDTLCHDTTNQESFEEYVDYSSAVMVLLFGIPFLVIVACYCLMARALCRPRRGLSSGRQGAASRKKSIKLIIVVLVVFAVSFVPFHITRTLYYTSRVLNLNCDFLNIVNFTYKITRPLASVNSCIDPILYFLAGDHYRSKLISVLPGKRETTSSQTPEQAQTQPNNNQGISLVYKNSALRASGETERQRKI, from the coding sequence ATGGAAACGCTCATCAGCAGCCCTGGCACGCACAACCAGTCGACGCTGTTCAACTCAGTCTTCAACTCTAGCTGCCGCTTTAACGAGGAGTTCAAGTACATCCTGCTGCCCGTGTCCTACAgtctggtgtttgtgtttggcttCATACTCAACGCTACAGCTTTGTGGCTCTTCCTCAAGATGCGCCCGTGGAACCCCAGCACGGTGTACATGTTCCACCTCGCCCTGTCCGACTTCCTGTATGTCCTCTCCCTGCCCACCCTCATCTACTACTATGCCAACCGCAGCCACTGGCCCTTCGGAGTGGCTGCCTGCAAAATAGTGCGCTTCCTCTTCTACGCCAACCTCTACtgcagcatcctcctcctcacctgcatCAGCGTGCACCGCTACCTGGGCATCTGCCACCCCATCAAGGCGCTGACCCTGGTGAAACCCCGCCACGCCCACCTGGTGTGTGGCATGGTGTGGTGTGTGGTGACTGTGTGCCTGGTGCCCAACCTCATCTTCGTCACCACCTCCAGGAGGGACAATGACACCCTGTGCCATGACACAACCAACCAGGAGTCCTTTGAGGAGTATGTGGACTACAGCTCTGCTGTCATGGTGCTCCTGTTCGGCATCCCCTTCTTGGTCATTGTGGCGTGTTACTGCTTGATGGCGCGGGCCCTGTGCCGGCCCAGACGAGGACTGTCTTCCGGCCGGCAGGGCGCCGCTTCACGTAAGAAGTCCATCAAGCTCATCATcgtggtgttggtggtgtttgCTGTGAGCTTTGTCCCGTTTCACATCACGCGGACCCTCTACTACACCTCCCGTGTGTTGAATCTTAACTGCGACTTCCTCAACATTGTCAACTTTACTTACAAGATCACCAGGCCGCTGGCGAGCGTCAACAGCTGTATCGACCCGATTCTGTATTTCCTGGCTGGAGACCACTACCGGTCCAAACTGATATCTGTTCTCCCGGGAAAAAGGGAGACGACAAGCAGCCAAACGCCTGAGCAGGCACAAACTCAGCCGAACAATAACCAGGGCATCTCTCTGGTTTATAAGAACTCGGCCCTTAGAGCCAGTGGAGAgactgagaggcagaggaaaatCTGA
- the sox3 gene encoding transcription factor Sox-3: MYNMMETEIKTPLPQSNSGSAPGAKNNSVSDQERVKRPMNAFMVWSRGQRRKMAQENPKMHNSEISKRLGADWKLLTDAEKRPFIDEAKRLRAMHMKEHPDYKYRPRRKTKTLLKKDKYSLPGGLLAPGANAVNSSVSVGQRMDGYAHMNGWTNSAYSLMQDQLAYPQHHSMNSPQIQQMHRYEMAGLQYPMMSSAQTYMNAASTYSMSPAYTQQTTSAMGLSSMASVCKTEPSSPPPAITSHSQRACLGDLRDMISMYLPPGGDSAEHSSLQSTRLHSVHPHYQTAGTGVNGTLPLTHI, encoded by the coding sequence ATGTATAACATGATGGAAACCGAGATCAAGACCCCGCTCCCGCAGTCCAACTCGGGCTCGGCGCCGGGCGCTAAGAACAACAGTGTCAGCGACCAGGAGCGGGTGAAGCGGCCGATGAACGCCTTCATGGTCTGGTCCAGGGGACAGCGGAGGAAGATGGCACAAGAAAATCCCAAAATGCACAACTCTGAAATCAGCAAGCGACTCGGGGCTGACTGGAAACTTCTGACCGACGCTGAAAAGAGGCCATTCATCGACGAGGCCAAGCGTCTACGCGCAATGCACATGAAGGAGCATCCGGATTATAAATACCGTCCCCGCAGGAAGACCAAGACCTTGCTCAAGAAAGACAAGTATTCTTTGCCCGGGGGACTGTTGGCGCCAGGAGCCAACGCCGTCAACAGCTCGGTGTCGGTGGGGCAGCGGATGGACGGTTACGCGCACATGAACGGGTGGACGAACAGTGCGTACTCCCTCATGCAGGACCAGTTGGCCTACCCTCAACATCACAGCATGAACAGCCCGCAGATCCAGCAGATGCACCGATACGAGATGGCAGGCCTCCAGTACCCAATGATGTCCTCGGCGCAGACCTACATGAACGCGGCTTCTACGTACAGCATGTCTCCGGCGTACACGCAGCAGACCACCAGCGCCATGGGTCTGAGCTCCATGGCGTCTGTGTGCAAGACCGAGCCGAGCTCACCGCCGCCGGCCATCACGTCCCACTCTCAGCGGGCGTGTTTGGGGGACCTGAGGGATATGATAAGCATGTACCTGCCTCCCGGCGGGGACAGCGCGGAGCATTCCTCCCTGCAGAGCACCCGGTTACACAGCGTCCATCCGCACTATCAGACCGCAGGGACTGGCGTCAATGGGACGCTACCTCTCACCCACATCTGA